In Cytophagales bacterium, the following are encoded in one genomic region:
- a CDS encoding radical SAM protein — MIITEPRTNVKFDVESYGRVRRNIKFRAKAKRGRKTDPRFSLDLPDDIGMQINRACNLRCKTCFLWNDQGRYKDLPRDLSQVELEPEYFEKILIETDPAHSNIFMWGTEPLYHSAWDEYSRLLQEHPRWTVVCTNGLLIEKQMETLLPISENLVLDISVDGLAEEHNKIRGKKTFERTMRNIELLRDLQDAGEYKGLVSMHCVLSDELIPRMKEFAEMAEDLRINTLYFGIPWYISPQTANEMDEFFAEKLPFIDLKYEGTKPSWHQYTWHLSPESIPALQEGFQKLCEKTWDIRIRLQPSVQPHELEDYVLGGKMPAQNKTQCLGTSTRLDVLASGDITVCQSFPEFRAGNIKEQGLVEIWKGEKYNQVREVINQGLTPICSKCIILYLNGV; from the coding sequence ATGATTATCACAGAACCAAGAACCAACGTGAAGTTCGACGTAGAATCGTACGGGAGAGTCAGACGGAACATCAAATTCCGTGCTAAGGCCAAGCGGGGAAGGAAAACAGACCCTCGATTTTCGCTGGACTTACCTGACGATATTGGTATGCAAATAAACCGGGCTTGTAACCTGAGGTGCAAAACCTGTTTCCTATGGAATGACCAGGGAAGGTACAAAGACCTGCCACGCGACCTTTCACAAGTAGAGTTAGAACCAGAATACTTTGAAAAGATCTTGATTGAAACTGATCCGGCACATTCCAACATTTTCATGTGGGGTACGGAGCCGCTATACCATTCCGCGTGGGATGAGTATTCACGACTACTACAAGAGCATCCCCGATGGACAGTCGTTTGTACTAATGGATTGTTGATCGAAAAGCAAATGGAAACTTTGCTGCCCATCTCCGAAAATCTGGTATTGGACATCAGTGTGGATGGTTTAGCCGAAGAACACAACAAGATCAGAGGAAAGAAAACCTTTGAGCGAACCATGAGAAACATTGAGTTGCTCCGCGATCTGCAAGATGCCGGAGAATACAAAGGACTTGTTTCCATGCATTGCGTACTGAGTGATGAATTGATCCCTCGCATGAAGGAATTTGCTGAAATGGCCGAAGACCTGCGGATCAATACCCTATACTTCGGCATTCCCTGGTACATTTCTCCCCAAACAGCCAATGAAATGGATGAATTCTTTGCAGAAAAGCTACCATTCATCGATTTGAAGTACGAAGGCACCAAGCCAAGCTGGCACCAATATACCTGGCACCTGAGTCCTGAGAGCATTCCTGCTTTACAAGAAGGATTTCAAAAACTGTGTGAGAAAACCTGGGACATTCGCATTCGTCTGCAGCCAAGCGTACAGCCACATGAGTTAGAAGATTATGTACTAGGTGGAAAAATGCCTGCACAGAACAAAACTCAATGTTTAGGTACCTCTACTCGTCTGGACGTATTGGCCAGTGGTGACATCACCGTATGTCAGAGTTTTCCTGAATTCAGGGCCGGCAACATCAAGGAACAGGGATTGGTCGAAATCTGGAAAGGTGAAAAATACAATCAGGTAAGAGAAGTCATCAATCAGGGACTCACTCCGATCTGTTCCAAGTGTATCATCCTGTACCTCAACGGGGTATAA
- a CDS encoding phosphopantetheine-binding protein gives MEAVKSKAIEEVRATLANILVELKFEVTTETLTDDLSLIHDIGLDSLQMINFFLKLEDEFDLEVDFDDIDYDKMSSVSELINYLLESVA, from the coding sequence ATGGAAGCTGTAAAAAGTAAAGCAATCGAGGAAGTACGCGCTACCCTCGCTAACATATTGGTGGAACTGAAATTCGAAGTGACCACCGAAACACTGACTGATGACCTGAGTCTTATTCATGATATTGGTCTGGACTCCTTACAAATGATCAACTTCTTCCTAAAACTGGAAGATGAATTCGATCTGGAAGTGGATTTCGATGACATTGATTATGACAAAATGAGCTCGGTCAGCGAATTGATCAATTACTTGCTGGAATCAGTAGCATAA
- a CDS encoding Gfo/Idh/MocA family oxidoreductase has protein sequence MINFGILGTSDLTRRSLIGASEEVPEVNVLAIASRDLNRAAAYAESQDIPECFGDYDQIIKHPDIQAVYVPLVPSLHAEWVIKAIQAEKHVLVEKPICLSSVETAQIQAALNEHSVVVMEAMMSQFHSWQTDLMEILNKKPYGELLSLETTSQYILPEEDHTYRTHKSLGGGVFREEGNVWLQLVQLCFGLDFSNQQVEADFKAGVDMNFRCELEFENGRYARITCAYDQPYKAIHKLQFEDTTITVQNFWRPTFGANKVRLNFTSKEVSRKHIYAPENYYVNQLRHFVLLLKRKEQENQDLEAAFQRVKITEALYDSVVTEPTH, from the coding sequence ATGATCAATTTTGGGATTTTAGGCACCTCGGACCTCACCAGAAGGTCTTTGATCGGTGCATCAGAAGAAGTACCGGAAGTCAATGTATTGGCTATCGCTTCACGTGACCTCAATCGGGCAGCTGCTTATGCTGAATCTCAAGACATCCCTGAATGTTTCGGAGACTATGACCAAATCATTAAACACCCGGATATCCAGGCAGTTTATGTCCCTTTGGTTCCATCATTACATGCAGAATGGGTGATCAAAGCCATCCAGGCCGAAAAGCATGTGCTTGTGGAGAAACCCATTTGCTTATCTTCGGTTGAAACGGCACAAATCCAGGCGGCACTGAATGAGCATTCAGTCGTAGTGATGGAAGCAATGATGAGTCAATTTCATTCGTGGCAAACGGACCTGATGGAAATACTGAACAAGAAGCCGTACGGTGAATTGCTTTCATTAGAAACGACCTCACAATACATTTTACCGGAAGAGGATCACACTTATCGAACCCATAAAAGCCTGGGCGGTGGTGTATTTCGAGAGGAAGGCAATGTCTGGCTTCAATTAGTGCAGCTATGCTTTGGCCTGGATTTCTCTAATCAACAAGTGGAGGCAGATTTCAAAGCGGGTGTGGATATGAATTTTCGGTGCGAGCTTGAATTCGAAAACGGTCGATACGCCAGGATAACCTGTGCCTATGACCAACCTTACAAGGCGATACATAAGCTTCAGTTTGAAGACACCACCATCACTGTTCAGAACTTCTGGAGACCCACTTTCGGTGCGAATAAAGTGCGACTCAACTTTACTTCCAAAGAGGTAAGCAGGAAGCACATCTATGCCCCGGAAAACTATTACGTCAATCAATTGAGGCACTTCGTACTGTTGTTGAAGAGAAAAGAACAAGAAAATCAGGACTTAGAAGCAGCCTTTCAGAGGGTAAAGATTACAGAAGCACTCTATGATTCAGTGGTCACTGAACCGACACACTGA
- a CDS encoding SDR family NAD(P)-dependent oxidoreductase, protein MEQKQIAIVGISLRFPGANTVVQFWRNLMSGKESVERYDEAQLKDFGIHPRGYESEQFVRASARLKDIDQFDHNFFNYSPKDAALLDPQQRLLLECGYEALEDAGLPVGTKSHEVGVFAGAYVSNYLIRNLGPMVSERSKAEDNVPYLYQCETDHLATNLAYRLNLTGPSISVQSWCTTAFSALYFASRAIQHGDCKTAMVGAANVIVPQEGYFAPEGGLWSITGKTRSFDKSGDGCVSGSGVAVVVLKELEEAIKDRNQIYALLKGVTVNNDGKSSAKLGYHGATVEGQYLAITKTLSQSGVGTEKITYLEANGLATPLADRMELKALSKVFENTNEQNQPWLGSIKPNIGHLLSASGMAALIKSCLICKNRKIPPLINHEKFTKVNQRMVDPNFNINHEAIDLSTRVDPIICGMNSFGIGGSNAYAIVEEAPVYTNDSVQKASPVQLITWSGKTEQALQQFEQDLNQLWEQNHELSASDLSFSLNTGKSQQASRQSAMIQSGNDRQIDKSPFSKARTDKTEAVWIFTGYGDTYDLKKFVNLYQYEPVFKEVLDHFFQYALEKHDQDFQTFFFDANVKDDLDTEFKSNILTIILNYAYGRLLLHWGIKPSKIVGISNGEYTAACLAGVFTFEEMIDVVIRQSDVIATLPPGKMVTVIAEKARIQPLIAQHELDHSGNYLSNAQVVAGSIEKCEAFCDSLKAEGIDYLPVEASFAFHSMEVDPILSEVEALYQDIDFKAPVIPLISTVTGQEVTDEIMQPAYWSCKMRAPVLFAEAISKVDPEKAVFVECGPGDKYSPVLKYLFDESAIDSYPVISSQSEDAYQSLLILLGNLWQHGIDIAWSQYHALKPGRKIALPHYPFERQSFWLDYSKEASDIRSSPEQIASSDKEAFENWFYSPSWKPLINPAKAPSNTLATTQTWLIFTNGEAYTESLITSLHQQGQTVISVSIGDSFEGKDNHLTVNPNGLEPVFKLLKEKGIAPDRVLYFWCFGNEKFHSSRTLAYSAIIDLVNAVNQLKSGKSWNLLIGTSQLFRVHRKDMVLHEKSLLLGPARTIPNEFSNVSCQLIDLDEGPPFDELVALTSAAHSPVLAQRHGTLFEEYLAPIPHSSDTSISSFDTSGTYILTGGMGGLGHAISTYLLEQYPGIALVLVGRTSVALITENEKYQQLQSLAAQKGGTLVYHSLHLADQAQVNTWASMINAEYQNIRGILHLAGIQGGGMISFNDRKGEEAAFEAKVDGTAYLIEAFMNYKLDFFMMSSSSTALFGFFGLTDYASANSSLDQLAQSLGNEQTKYVSINWDMWAIEGMGAGTGLGEAIEALRSKNKTFAIDTDQGIKALELVLQWDLPQVAVLTRKPEVIANDSNLKQENIHEVTSKEEGTEWTNDENLETAIVRVWERIFERSNLSTQDNFFQLGGHSLSGVMFINKMKSRFPSLELSLNEIFDYPTPEKIAALIRERAQSTSLANPLKVDLWELNTLKRTKVLTAHLTQEISQLLQRNISEQEDIPSAQLAEVSNHLYFHFKKELELPLYAYEVSKRPQIKQLAAYIAHEFELFHGLKPVVASNGHSVEVAAGPKTWKPTKANPIPGTVFICSAPRAGSTLLRLMLSGHSELFAPPELWLLGQQTMKAWANKVPGHVIQHGGVGGILKSLGGMKESDAQRQVQAYVDQNASCFEVYEHLRGLAGKKIFIDKTPNYYKDPHVFDRMEDGFSGAKYIHLIRHPYSTMDSILKNRIYTLYEAYRNQPIKAAEHIWNSHNQHIRHFMEHIDPTRSLDVHFEELVTQPKEVMQRICKFLGVKFEERMIHPYTTGNMIAGDGDPNILNHEDIDPTLAEVWKNIDFQPDLNAASTELANYYQYELIPSASINEEQPIRSNLVASLDEEDLDDLLNQLA, encoded by the coding sequence ATGGAGCAAAAACAAATTGCAATAGTTGGCATTTCACTCAGGTTTCCGGGCGCCAATACGGTAGTCCAATTCTGGCGCAACCTGATGTCTGGTAAGGAGAGCGTTGAACGATACGATGAAGCCCAATTAAAAGACTTTGGGATTCACCCACGAGGCTATGAAAGTGAGCAATTTGTGAGAGCTTCAGCCCGACTGAAAGACATTGATCAATTCGATCACAATTTTTTCAACTACTCCCCAAAAGACGCGGCATTGCTTGATCCACAACAGCGGCTGTTACTGGAATGTGGTTATGAAGCATTGGAAGATGCTGGATTGCCTGTTGGCACTAAAAGTCATGAAGTTGGCGTATTTGCCGGGGCCTATGTCTCTAATTACCTTATTCGAAACCTGGGCCCGATGGTTTCTGAAAGATCAAAAGCCGAAGACAATGTCCCCTATCTCTACCAGTGTGAGACGGATCACCTGGCCACTAACCTGGCCTACCGTCTGAACCTTACGGGACCAAGTATCTCTGTACAATCCTGGTGCACCACTGCTTTTTCGGCGCTGTATTTTGCCAGCCGGGCAATCCAGCATGGCGACTGTAAAACGGCCATGGTCGGCGCGGCAAATGTGATCGTTCCTCAGGAAGGATATTTTGCTCCGGAAGGTGGCTTATGGTCCATTACAGGAAAAACCCGATCTTTTGACAAAAGTGGAGATGGGTGTGTTTCGGGAAGTGGAGTGGCGGTGGTCGTTTTGAAAGAGCTCGAAGAAGCCATCAAGGATCGAAATCAGATTTATGCACTGTTGAAAGGTGTGACGGTCAACAATGACGGAAAATCCAGTGCCAAACTTGGCTATCACGGAGCTACGGTTGAAGGACAATACCTGGCCATTACTAAAACCTTGTCACAATCAGGAGTCGGCACAGAAAAAATCACCTACCTGGAGGCCAACGGACTGGCTACTCCATTAGCTGACCGTATGGAACTCAAGGCTTTATCTAAAGTTTTTGAAAATACCAATGAACAAAATCAACCGTGGCTGGGGTCCATCAAACCGAACATAGGGCATTTATTAAGTGCTTCCGGAATGGCCGCATTGATCAAGTCTTGCTTGATTTGTAAGAACCGCAAAATTCCACCACTGATCAATCATGAAAAATTCACCAAAGTGAATCAACGCATGGTGGATCCTAATTTCAACATCAATCATGAAGCCATCGATTTATCAACTCGCGTTGACCCGATTATCTGTGGCATGAACAGTTTTGGGATCGGAGGTTCAAATGCCTACGCCATTGTCGAAGAAGCTCCAGTGTATACCAACGATTCTGTGCAAAAGGCTTCGCCTGTTCAGTTGATCACCTGGTCAGGAAAAACAGAACAAGCGCTGCAACAATTTGAACAAGACCTCAACCAATTATGGGAACAAAATCATGAGCTATCAGCCTCGGATTTGAGCTTCAGTTTGAATACTGGAAAGTCGCAACAAGCGTCCCGCCAATCGGCAATGATTCAAAGTGGCAATGACAGACAAATCGATAAATCTCCCTTTTCAAAAGCCAGGACGGACAAAACTGAAGCTGTCTGGATCTTCACTGGATATGGAGATACCTATGATCTCAAAAAGTTCGTCAACCTTTATCAATATGAGCCAGTCTTCAAGGAAGTCCTTGACCATTTCTTTCAGTATGCGCTGGAAAAGCACGATCAGGATTTTCAAACATTCTTCTTTGATGCTAATGTAAAAGACGATCTGGACACTGAGTTCAAAAGCAACATCCTGACCATCATATTGAATTACGCTTATGGCAGACTGCTACTGCATTGGGGCATCAAACCTTCAAAAATTGTAGGGATCAGTAATGGAGAGTACACAGCAGCTTGCCTGGCTGGTGTTTTTACTTTCGAAGAAATGATCGATGTAGTGATCCGACAAAGTGATGTCATCGCTACCCTCCCTCCTGGCAAAATGGTGACGGTCATTGCAGAGAAAGCAAGGATCCAGCCGCTAATTGCACAACATGAACTGGACCATAGTGGCAATTACTTATCCAATGCGCAGGTTGTTGCCGGATCGATTGAAAAGTGTGAAGCATTTTGTGACAGCCTTAAAGCAGAAGGCATTGACTACCTTCCGGTAGAGGCTTCATTTGCCTTTCACTCAATGGAAGTTGATCCAATCTTGTCAGAAGTCGAGGCGCTGTATCAGGACATTGATTTTAAAGCACCTGTTATTCCTTTGATTTCTACGGTAACCGGACAGGAAGTGACTGACGAGATCATGCAGCCAGCCTATTGGTCATGTAAGATGCGGGCGCCTGTACTTTTTGCAGAGGCAATTTCAAAGGTCGACCCTGAGAAAGCTGTATTTGTGGAATGTGGTCCCGGTGACAAGTATTCACCTGTATTGAAGTATCTATTCGATGAATCGGCCATTGACAGTTATCCAGTGATCTCTTCACAATCTGAAGATGCCTATCAAAGCTTACTCATCCTTCTGGGGAACCTATGGCAACATGGCATTGACATAGCATGGTCTCAATATCACGCCTTGAAACCGGGAAGGAAAATTGCATTGCCTCACTACCCTTTCGAACGACAAAGCTTCTGGTTGGATTACTCCAAAGAGGCCTCCGATATACGATCATCACCTGAGCAAATAGCATCATCAGATAAAGAAGCTTTTGAAAACTGGTTTTATTCCCCTTCGTGGAAGCCACTGATAAATCCAGCTAAAGCTCCTTCAAATACACTTGCAACAACTCAGACCTGGTTGATCTTCACCAATGGAGAAGCCTACACGGAATCCTTGATCACATCGCTACATCAGCAAGGCCAGACAGTGATTTCTGTGAGTATAGGAGATTCATTTGAAGGTAAAGACAATCATTTAACCGTCAATCCGAATGGATTAGAACCGGTCTTTAAGCTGTTAAAGGAAAAAGGAATTGCACCCGACCGTGTCTTATACTTCTGGTGTTTTGGAAACGAAAAGTTTCATTCGAGCCGGACACTGGCTTACTCGGCCATCATTGATCTGGTAAATGCGGTCAATCAATTGAAATCTGGTAAATCGTGGAATTTACTGATCGGTACCTCTCAATTGTTCCGGGTTCACAGAAAAGATATGGTCCTGCATGAAAAGTCACTCCTGCTTGGCCCTGCACGAACAATTCCCAATGAATTTTCGAATGTCAGCTGTCAATTGATCGACCTGGATGAAGGGCCACCCTTTGATGAATTAGTAGCGCTCACATCAGCAGCTCATTCACCTGTTTTAGCACAACGGCATGGAACGTTGTTTGAAGAATATTTAGCTCCGATTCCACATTCAAGTGATACCTCGATTAGCTCATTTGACACATCAGGCACTTATATCCTGACCGGAGGTATGGGTGGATTGGGTCATGCAATCAGCACCTATTTATTAGAGCAATACCCGGGCATAGCTTTAGTACTTGTGGGTAGAACTTCGGTAGCATTGATCACTGAAAACGAAAAATATCAGCAACTACAATCTCTGGCAGCCCAAAAAGGAGGAACACTGGTCTATCATTCGCTTCATCTTGCAGATCAGGCTCAAGTCAATACATGGGCTAGTATGATAAATGCTGAGTACCAAAACATTCGAGGCATCCTTCATTTGGCCGGTATACAAGGAGGCGGTATGATCAGCTTTAATGACCGCAAGGGCGAAGAAGCGGCTTTTGAGGCTAAGGTTGACGGAACAGCATACCTGATTGAAGCCTTCATGAATTACAAATTGGACTTCTTTATGATGTCCTCTTCAAGCACTGCTTTGTTTGGCTTCTTCGGACTAACGGATTACGCCTCGGCCAATAGCTCCCTGGACCAATTGGCTCAATCGCTTGGCAACGAGCAAACGAAATATGTGTCAATCAATTGGGACATGTGGGCAATTGAGGGCATGGGGGCAGGAACCGGACTAGGCGAAGCAATAGAGGCTTTACGTTCAAAGAACAAAACCTTTGCCATTGATACTGATCAGGGTATAAAAGCGCTCGAGCTAGTCTTACAATGGGACCTACCCCAGGTGGCAGTACTCACTCGAAAACCGGAGGTCATTGCCAATGACAGCAACTTGAAACAGGAAAATATCCATGAGGTCACTTCAAAGGAAGAAGGTACAGAATGGACAAACGATGAAAACCTGGAAACCGCTATAGTACGGGTTTGGGAACGAATTTTCGAAAGGTCCAATCTCTCCACACAAGACAATTTTTTCCAATTAGGTGGTCATTCCCTATCGGGGGTCATGTTCATCAATAAAATGAAAAGCAGGTTCCCGAGCCTGGAGCTGAGTTTAAATGAGATTTTCGACTATCCGACACCTGAGAAGATCGCCGCATTGATAAGAGAACGAGCACAATCCACCTCACTGGCCAATCCGTTGAAAGTTGACCTGTGGGAACTTAATACACTAAAACGCACCAAGGTCTTAACTGCACATTTGACACAAGAAATCAGTCAGCTGCTGCAACGTAATATTTCAGAACAGGAGGACATACCATCGGCACAATTAGCCGAGGTTTCGAACCACTTATACTTCCATTTCAAAAAGGAATTAGAACTGCCCCTATATGCTTATGAAGTCTCGAAAAGGCCTCAGATCAAACAATTGGCAGCTTATATCGCACATGAATTTGAATTATTCCATGGATTAAAGCCTGTCGTAGCGAGCAATGGTCACTCAGTGGAAGTGGCAGCAGGGCCAAAAACATGGAAGCCAACCAAAGCCAACCCGATTCCGGGCACCGTCTTTATTTGTTCTGCTCCAAGGGCCGGATCTACCCTACTCCGATTGATGCTATCAGGGCACTCGGAACTATTCGCACCACCGGAATTATGGTTGCTTGGTCAGCAAACCATGAAAGCATGGGCCAATAAAGTTCCGGGACATGTTATTCAGCACGGAGGCGTTGGCGGTATCCTAAAATCATTAGGAGGCATGAAAGAGTCTGATGCCCAGCGTCAGGTTCAAGCCTACGTTGATCAAAATGCCAGTTGTTTTGAAGTCTACGAGCATTTACGTGGGCTAGCTGGCAAAAAGATTTTCATTGATAAAACACCGAATTACTACAAAGATCCCCATGTTTTTGATCGTATGGAGGATGGTTTTTCAGGAGCCAAATACATCCATTTGATCCGTCATCCTTATTCGACCATGGATTCGATCCTTAAGAATCGCATTTATACACTGTATGAAGCGTACCGAAATCAACCGATCAAAGCGGCGGAACATATTTGGAACTCCCATAACCAGCACATTCGCCATTTCATGGAACACATCGATCCAACCCGATCATTGGACGTACACTTCGAAGAATTGGTAACACAGCCAAAAGAAGTGATGCAGCGCATTTGCAAATTCCTAGGCGTGAAATTTGAGGAACGGATGATACATCCCTACACAACTGGCAATATGATCGCCGGAGATGGCGATCCCAACATATTGAATCACGAGGATATCGATCCTACGCTGGCCGAGGTATGGAAAAACATTGATTTTCAGCCTGATTTGAATGCGGCTAGTACGGAATTGGCTAACTACTACCAATATGAATTGATTCCTTCAGCCTCTATAAACGAAGAGCAACCTATCAGGAGTAATCTGGTTGCTTCTCTCGATGAAGAAGATCTGGACGATCTATTGAATCAACTGGCTTAG